A genomic window from Streptomyces sp. HUAS YS2 includes:
- a CDS encoding HIT family protein, with translation MLHSMTIEPEQQIGVGTQDAFQRLWTPHRMAYIQGENKPTGPEAGDGCPFCSIPSMSDEDGLVVARGRHVYAVLNLYPYNGGHLMVVPYRHVADYTELDTGETIELAELTKRAMVALRTASGAHGFNIGMNQGAAAGAGIAAHLHQHVVPRWGGDTNFMPVVGHTKVLPQLLADTRKMLADAWPVD, from the coding sequence ATGCTGCACAGCATGACGATTGAGCCGGAGCAGCAGATCGGAGTGGGGACGCAGGACGCGTTCCAGCGCCTGTGGACGCCTCACCGAATGGCGTACATCCAGGGCGAGAACAAGCCGACCGGTCCGGAGGCCGGGGACGGCTGTCCGTTCTGCTCGATCCCGTCGATGTCGGACGAGGACGGGCTCGTCGTGGCGCGCGGCCGGCACGTGTACGCGGTGCTGAACCTGTACCCGTACAACGGCGGACACCTGATGGTGGTCCCCTACCGGCACGTCGCCGACTACACGGAGCTGGACACGGGGGAGACGATCGAGCTTGCCGAGCTGACCAAGCGGGCGATGGTCGCGCTGCGTACCGCGTCGGGCGCGCACGGCTTCAACATCGGCATGAACCAGGGCGCGGCGGCCGGTGCCGGCATCGCCGCCCACCTGCACCAGCACGTGGTGCCGCGGTGGGGCGGGGACACCAACTTCATGCCGGTCGTCGGCCACACGAAGGTGCTGCCGCAGCTGCTCGCCGACACCCGCAAGATGCTGGCCGACGCCTGGCCGGTCGACTAG